The Thunnus albacares chromosome 21, fThuAlb1.1, whole genome shotgun sequence genome window below encodes:
- the LOC122972716 gene encoding adhesive plaque matrix protein-like isoform X13, whose amino-acid sequence MGFFIRWLLVSLLVVGGHQANAYSGKHGDKEVPVLGYKPISSSFDTRGESSWSTGPLGSRDSNSNANQQQMAQSGYQPQQPQQPQLPQVPQQPSYPPQQPQQPQVPQVPQQPSYLPKQPQQPQLPQVPQQPSYPPKQPQQPQLPQVPQQPSYPPKQPQQPQLPQQPSYPPKQPQQPQLPQVPQVPQQPSYPPKQPQQPQLPQVPQVPQVPQQPSYPPKQPQQPQLPQVPQVPQQPSYPPKQPQQPQLPQLPQVPQQPSYPPKQPQQPQLPQVPQQPSYPPKQPQQPQLPQVPQQPSYPPKQPQQPQLPQVPQQPSYPPKQPQQPQLPQVPQVPQQPSYPPKQPQQPQLPQVPQLPGYLPKQPQVPQQPSYLPKQPQVPGYLPKWPQVPQQPQQPSYLPKRPQQPQVPQQPSYLPKRPQQPQVPQQPSYLPKRPQQPQVPQQPSYLPKQPQQPQVPQQPRYPSQLLSQLPQQPSYPPQQPQQPQVPQQPSYQPQVPQVPQVPQVRQVRQVPQRPQVPQQPRYQPQQPQRPQVPQQPSKLPQQPRYQPQVPQQPSKLPQQPRYQPQVPQQPSKLPQQPRYQPQQPQRPQVPQQHRYQPQVPQQPRYQPQVPQQPSKLPQQPRYQSQVPQQPSKLPQQPRYQPQQPQRPQVPQQPSKLPQQPRYPLQKPQRPQVPQQPRYPLQKPQRPQVPQQPRYPSQQRRYPSQKPQQPQVPQQPRHQSQKPQVPSYPPKQPQFPQQPSYSPQHSWQPSYNDYPTFAKGVIAQMDSNSYSTTGVYSNNIGNGYGLGTNPEEQWAGNYNTADASKTAFN is encoded by the exons ATGGGGTTTTTCATAAG ATGGTTGCTGGTGTCCTTGCTAGTTGTAGGAGGGCATCAAGCTAATG CCTACTCTGGGAAGCATGGTGACAAGGAAGTGCCAGTTCTAGGCTATAAACCAATTTCAAGTAGCTTTGACACTAGAGGGGAATCTTCATGGAGCACTGGGCCACTTGGTAGTCGGGATTCAAACTCAAATGCAAATCAG CAACAGATGGCTCAGTCTGGTTATCAGCCCCAGCAGCCACAG CAACCTCAGCTGCCCCAG GTGCCCCAGCAGCCTAGCTACCCGCCCCAGCAGCCCCAGCAACCTCAG GTGCCACAGGTGCCCCAACAGCCTAGCTACCTGCCCAAGCAGCCCCAGCAACCTCAGCTGCCACAGGTGCCCCAACAGCCTAGCTACCCGCccaagcagccccagcagcctCAGCTGCCACAG GTGCCCCAACAGCCTAGCTACCCGCCCAAGCAGCCCCAGCAACCTCAGCTGCCCCAACAGCCAAGCTACCCGCCCAAGCAGCCCCAGCAACCTCAGCTGCCACAGGTGCCCCAGGTGCCCCAACAGCCTAGCTACCCGCCCAAGCAGCCCCAGCAACCTCAGCTGCCACAGGTGCCACAGGTGCCCCAG GTGCCCCAACAGCCAAGCTACCCGCCCAAGCAGCCCCAGCAACCTCAGCTGCCACAGGTGCCCCAGGTGCCCCAACAGCCTAGCTACCCGCCCAAGCAGCCCCAGCAACCTCAGCTGCCACAG CTGCCACAGGTGCCCCAACAGCCTAGCTACCCGCCCAAGCAGCCCCAGCAACCTCAGCTGCCACAGGTGCCCCAACAGCCTAGCTACCCGCCCAAGCAGCCCCAGCAACCTCAGCTGCCACAGGTGCCCCAACAGCCTAGCTACCCGCCCAAGCAGCCCCAGCAACCTCAGCTGCCACAGGTGCCCCAACAGCCTAGCTACCCGCCCAAGCAGCCCCAGCAACCCCAGCTGCCACAGGTGCCCCAGGTGCCCCAACAGCCTAGCTACCCGCCCAAGCAGCCCCAGCAACCCCAGCTGCCACAGGTGCCCCAG CTGCCTGGCTACCTACCCAAGCAACCTCAGGTGCCTCAGCAGCCTAGCTACCTGCCCAAGCAGCCCCAGGTTCCTGGCTACCTACCCAAGTGGCCCCAGGTGCCCCAACAACCTCAGCAGCCTAGCTACCTGCCCAAGCGGCCCCAGCAACCTCAGGTGCCTCAGCAGCCTAGCTACCTGCCCAAGCGGCCCCAGCAACCTCAGGTGCCTCAGCAGCCTAGCTACCTGCCCAAGCGGCCCCAGCAACCTCAGGTGCCTCAACAGCCTAGCTACCTGCCCAAGCAGCCCCAG CAGCCACAGGTGCCTCAGCAACCTAGGTACCCTTCCCAGCTGCTAAGCCAACTACCTCAGCAGCCTAGCTACCCACCCCAACAACCTCAGCAGCCGCAGGTGCCCCAGCAGCCTAGTTACCAGCCCCAGGTGCCGCAG GTGCCCCAGGTGCCGCAAGTGCGGCAGGTGCGGCAGGTGCCCCAGCGGCCACAGGTGCCCCAGCAGCCTAGGTACCAGCCACAGCAACCCCAGCGGCCGCAGGTGCCCCAGCAGCCAAGCAAACTGCCCCAGCAGCCTAGGTACCAGCCGCAGGTGCCCCAGCAGCCAAGCAAACTGCCCCAGCAGCCTAGGTACCAGCCGCAGGTGCCCCAGCAGCCAAGCAAACTGCCCCAGCAGCCTAGGTACCAGCCACAGCAACCCCAGCGGCCGCAGGTGCCCCAGCAGCATAGGTACCAGCCACAG GTGCCCCAGCAGCCTAGGTACCAGCCGCAGGTGCCCCAGCAGCCAAGCAAACTGCCCCAGCAGCCTAGGTACCAGTCGCAGGTGCCCCAGCAGCCAAGCAAACTGCCCCAGCAGCCTAGGTACCAGCCACAGCAACCCCAGCGGCCGCAGGTGCCCCAGCAGCCAAGCAAACTGCCCCAGCAGCCTAGGTACCCGCTCCAAAAACCCCAGCGGCCGCAGGTGCCCCAGCAGCCTAGGTACCCGCTCCAAAAACCCCAGCGGCCGCAAGTGCCCCAGCAGCCTAGGTACCCTTCCCAGCAGCGTAGGTACCCTTCCCAAAAACCCCAGCAGCCACAGGTGCCCCAGCAGCCTAGGCACCAATCCCAAAAACCCCAGGTGCCTAGCTACCCTCCCAAGCAGCCCCAGTTTCCCCAGCAACCAAGCTACTCACCCCAGCATTCTTGGCAGCCAAGCTACAATGATTATCCAACTTTTGCCAAAGGAGTCATTGCCCAGATGGATTCAAATAG CTACAGCACCACTGGTGTTTATAGTAATAACATTGGCAATGGGTATGGACTTGGAACAAATCCAGAGGAGCAATGGGCAGG gaACTACAACACTGCAGATGCATCAAAGACTGCTTTCAACTGA
- the LOC122972716 gene encoding basic salivary proline-rich protein 2-like isoform X37 — protein sequence MGFFIRWLLVSLLVVGGHQANAYSGKHGDKEVPVLGYKPISSSFDTRGESSWSTGPLGSRDSNSNANQQQMAQSGYQPQQPQQPQLPQVPQQPSYPPQQPQQPQVPQVPQQPSYLPKQPQQPQLPQVPQQPSYPPKQPQQPQLPQVPQQPSYPPKQPQQPQLPQQPSYPPKQPQQPQLPQVPQVPQQPSYPPKQPQQPQLPQVPQVPQVPQQPSYPPKQPQQPQLPQVPQVPQQPSYPPKQPQQPQLPQLPQVPQQPSYPPKQPQQPQLPQVPQQPSYPPKQPQQPQLPQVPQQPSYPPKQPQQPQLPQVPQQPSYPPKQPQQPQLPQVPQVPQQPSYPPKQPQQPQLPQVPQLPGYLPKQPQVPQQPSYLPKQPQVPGYLPKWPQVPQQPQQPSYLPKRPQQPQVPQQPSYLPKRPQQPQVPQQPSYLPKRPQQPQVPQQPSYLPKQPQQPQVPQQPRYPSQLLSQLPQQPSYPPQQPQQPQVPQQPSYQPQVPQVPQVPQVRQVRQVPQRPQVPQQPRYQPQQPQRPQVPQQPSKLPQQPRYQPQVPQQPSKLPQQPRYQPQVPQQPSKLPQQPRYQPQQPQRPQVPQQHRYQPQVPQQPSKLPQQPRYQPQQPQRPQVPQQPSKLPQQPRYPLQKPQRPQVPQQPRYPSQQRRYPSQKPQQPQVPQQPRHQSQKPQVPSYPPKQPQFPQQPSYSPQHSWQPSYNDYPTFAKGVIAQMDSNSYSTTGVYSNNIGNGYGLGTNPEEQWAGNYNTADASKTAFN from the exons ATGGGGTTTTTCATAAG ATGGTTGCTGGTGTCCTTGCTAGTTGTAGGAGGGCATCAAGCTAATG CCTACTCTGGGAAGCATGGTGACAAGGAAGTGCCAGTTCTAGGCTATAAACCAATTTCAAGTAGCTTTGACACTAGAGGGGAATCTTCATGGAGCACTGGGCCACTTGGTAGTCGGGATTCAAACTCAAATGCAAATCAG CAACAGATGGCTCAGTCTGGTTATCAGCCCCAGCAGCCACAG CAACCTCAGCTGCCCCAG GTGCCCCAGCAGCCTAGCTACCCGCCCCAGCAGCCCCAGCAACCTCAG GTGCCACAGGTGCCCCAACAGCCTAGCTACCTGCCCAAGCAGCCCCAGCAACCTCAGCTGCCACAGGTGCCCCAACAGCCTAGCTACCCGCccaagcagccccagcagcctCAGCTGCCACAG GTGCCCCAACAGCCTAGCTACCCGCCCAAGCAGCCCCAGCAACCTCAGCTGCCCCAACAGCCAAGCTACCCGCCCAAGCAGCCCCAGCAACCTCAGCTGCCACAGGTGCCCCAGGTGCCCCAACAGCCTAGCTACCCGCCCAAGCAGCCCCAGCAACCTCAGCTGCCACAGGTGCCACAGGTGCCCCAG GTGCCCCAACAGCCAAGCTACCCGCCCAAGCAGCCCCAGCAACCTCAGCTGCCACAGGTGCCCCAGGTGCCCCAACAGCCTAGCTACCCGCCCAAGCAGCCCCAGCAACCTCAGCTGCCACAG CTGCCACAGGTGCCCCAACAGCCTAGCTACCCGCCCAAGCAGCCCCAGCAACCTCAGCTGCCACAGGTGCCCCAACAGCCTAGCTACCCGCCCAAGCAGCCCCAGCAACCTCAGCTGCCACAGGTGCCCCAACAGCCTAGCTACCCGCCCAAGCAGCCCCAGCAACCTCAGCTGCCACAGGTGCCCCAACAGCCTAGCTACCCGCCCAAGCAGCCCCAGCAACCCCAGCTGCCACAGGTGCCCCAGGTGCCCCAACAGCCTAGCTACCCGCCCAAGCAGCCCCAGCAACCCCAGCTGCCACAGGTGCCCCAG CTGCCTGGCTACCTACCCAAGCAACCTCAGGTGCCTCAGCAGCCTAGCTACCTGCCCAAGCAGCCCCAGGTTCCTGGCTACCTACCCAAGTGGCCCCAGGTGCCCCAACAACCTCAGCAGCCTAGCTACCTGCCCAAGCGGCCCCAGCAACCTCAGGTGCCTCAGCAGCCTAGCTACCTGCCCAAGCGGCCCCAGCAACCTCAGGTGCCTCAGCAGCCTAGCTACCTGCCCAAGCGGCCCCAGCAACCTCAGGTGCCTCAACAGCCTAGCTACCTGCCCAAGCAGCCCCAG CAGCCACAGGTGCCTCAGCAACCTAGGTACCCTTCCCAGCTGCTAAGCCAACTACCTCAGCAGCCTAGCTACCCACCCCAACAACCTCAGCAGCCGCAGGTGCCCCAGCAGCCTAGTTACCAGCCCCAGGTGCCGCAG GTGCCCCAGGTGCCGCAAGTGCGGCAGGTGCGGCAGGTGCCCCAGCGGCCACAGGTGCCCCAGCAGCCTAGGTACCAGCCACAGCAACCCCAGCGGCCGCAGGTGCCCCAGCAGCCAAGCAAACTGCCCCAGCAGCCTAGGTACCAGCCGCAGGTGCCCCAGCAGCCAAGCAAACTGCCCCAGCAGCCTAGGTACCAGCCGCAGGTGCCCCAGCAGCCAAGCAAACTGCCCCAGCAGCCTAGGTACCAGCCACAGCAACCCCAGCGGCCGCAGGTGCCCCAGCAGCATAGGTACCAGCCACAGGTACCCCAGCAGCCAAGCAAACTGCCCCAGCAGCCTAGGTACCAGCCACAGCAACCCCAGCGGCCGCAG GTGCCCCAGCAGCCAAGCAAACTGCCCCAGCAGCCTAG GTACCCGCTCCAAAAACCCCAGCGGCCGCAAGTGCCCCAGCAGCCTAGGTACCCTTCCCAGCAGCGTAGGTACCCTTCCCAAAAACCCCAGCAGCCACAGGTGCCCCAGCAGCCTAGGCACCAATCCCAAAAACCCCAGGTGCCTAGCTACCCTCCCAAGCAGCCCCAGTTTCCCCAGCAACCAAGCTACTCACCCCAGCATTCTTGGCAGCCAAGCTACAATGATTATCCAACTTTTGCCAAAGGAGTCATTGCCCAGATGGATTCAAATAG CTACAGCACCACTGGTGTTTATAGTAATAACATTGGCAATGGGTATGGACTTGGAACAAATCCAGAGGAGCAATGGGCAGG gaACTACAACACTGCAGATGCATCAAAGACTGCTTTCAACTGA
- the LOC122972716 gene encoding adhesive plaque matrix protein-like isoform X3, whose translation MGFFIRWLLVSLLVVGGHQANAYSGKHGDKEVPVLGYKPISSSFDTRGESSWSTGPLGSRDSNSNANQQQMAQSGYQPQQPQQPQLPQVPQQPSYPPQQPQQPQVPQVPQQPSYLPKQPQQPQLPQVPQQPSYPPKQPQQPQLPQVPQQPSYPPKQPQQPQLPQQPSYPPKQPQQPQLPQVPQVPQQPSYPPKQPQQPQLPQVPQVPQVPQQPSYPPKQPQQPQLPQVPQVPQQPSYPPKQPQQPQLPQLPQVPQQPSYPPKQPQQPQLPQVPQQPSYPPKQPQQPQLPQVPQQPSYPPKQPQQPQLPQVPQQPSYPPKQPQQPQLPQVPQVPQQPSYPPKQPQQPQLPQVPQLPGYLPKQPQVPQQPSYLPKQPQVPGYLPKWPQVPQQPQQPSYLPKRPQQPQVPQQPSYLPKRPQQPQVPQQPSYLPKRPQQPQVPQQPSYLPKQPQQPQVPQQPRYPSQLLSQLPQQPSYPPQQPQQPQVPQQPSYQPQVPQVPQVRQVPQVPQVPQQPRYQPQQPQRPQVPQQPSKLPQQPRYQPQVPQQPSKLPQQPRYQPQVPQQPSKLPQQPRYQPQQPQRPQVPQQHRYQPQVPQQPSKLPQQPRYQPQQPQRPQVPQQPRYQPQVPQQPSKLPQQPRYQSQVPQQPSKLPQQPRYQPQQPQRPQVPQQPSKLPQQPRYPLQKPQRPQVPQQPRYPLQKPQRPQVPQQPRYPSQQRRYPSQKPQQPQVPQQPRHQSQKPQVPSYPPKQPQFPQQPSYSPQHSWQPSYNDYPTFAKGVIAQMDSNSYSTTGVYSNNIGNGYGLGTNPEEQWAGNYNTADASKTAFN comes from the exons ATGGGGTTTTTCATAAG ATGGTTGCTGGTGTCCTTGCTAGTTGTAGGAGGGCATCAAGCTAATG CCTACTCTGGGAAGCATGGTGACAAGGAAGTGCCAGTTCTAGGCTATAAACCAATTTCAAGTAGCTTTGACACTAGAGGGGAATCTTCATGGAGCACTGGGCCACTTGGTAGTCGGGATTCAAACTCAAATGCAAATCAG CAACAGATGGCTCAGTCTGGTTATCAGCCCCAGCAGCCACAG CAACCTCAGCTGCCCCAG GTGCCCCAGCAGCCTAGCTACCCGCCCCAGCAGCCCCAGCAACCTCAG GTGCCACAGGTGCCCCAACAGCCTAGCTACCTGCCCAAGCAGCCCCAGCAACCTCAGCTGCCACAGGTGCCCCAACAGCCTAGCTACCCGCccaagcagccccagcagcctCAGCTGCCACAG GTGCCCCAACAGCCTAGCTACCCGCCCAAGCAGCCCCAGCAACCTCAGCTGCCCCAACAGCCAAGCTACCCGCCCAAGCAGCCCCAGCAACCTCAGCTGCCACAGGTGCCCCAGGTGCCCCAACAGCCTAGCTACCCGCCCAAGCAGCCCCAGCAACCTCAGCTGCCACAGGTGCCACAGGTGCCCCAG GTGCCCCAACAGCCAAGCTACCCGCCCAAGCAGCCCCAGCAACCTCAGCTGCCACAGGTGCCCCAGGTGCCCCAACAGCCTAGCTACCCGCCCAAGCAGCCCCAGCAACCTCAGCTGCCACAG CTGCCACAGGTGCCCCAACAGCCTAGCTACCCGCCCAAGCAGCCCCAGCAACCTCAGCTGCCACAGGTGCCCCAACAGCCTAGCTACCCGCCCAAGCAGCCCCAGCAACCTCAGCTGCCACAGGTGCCCCAACAGCCTAGCTACCCGCCCAAGCAGCCCCAGCAACCTCAGCTGCCACAGGTGCCCCAACAGCCTAGCTACCCGCCCAAGCAGCCCCAGCAACCCCAGCTGCCACAGGTGCCCCAGGTGCCCCAACAGCCTAGCTACCCGCCCAAGCAGCCCCAGCAACCCCAGCTGCCACAGGTGCCCCAG CTGCCTGGCTACCTACCCAAGCAACCTCAGGTGCCTCAGCAGCCTAGCTACCTGCCCAAGCAGCCCCAGGTTCCTGGCTACCTACCCAAGTGGCCCCAGGTGCCCCAACAACCTCAGCAGCCTAGCTACCTGCCCAAGCGGCCCCAGCAACCTCAGGTGCCTCAGCAGCCTAGCTACCTGCCCAAGCGGCCCCAGCAACCTCAGGTGCCTCAGCAGCCTAGCTACCTGCCCAAGCGGCCCCAGCAACCTCAGGTGCCTCAACAGCCTAGCTACCTGCCCAAGCAGCCCCAG CAGCCACAGGTGCCTCAGCAACCTAGGTACCCTTCCCAGCTGCTAAGCCAACTACCTCAGCAGCCTAGCTACCCACCCCAACAACCTCAGCAGCCGCAGGTGCCCCAGCAGCCTAGTTACCAGCCCCAGGTGCCGCAG GTGCCCCAGGTGCGGCAGGTGCCCCAGGTGCCGCAG GTGCCCCAGCAGCCTAGGTACCAGCCACAGCAACCCCAGCGGCCGCAGGTGCCCCAGCAGCCAAGCAAACTGCCCCAGCAGCCTAGGTACCAGCCGCAGGTGCCCCAGCAGCCAAGCAAACTGCCCCAGCAGCCTAGGTACCAGCCGCAGGTGCCCCAGCAGCCAAGCAAACTGCCCCAGCAGCCTAGGTACCAGCCACAGCAACCCCAGCGGCCGCAGGTGCCCCAGCAGCATAGGTACCAGCCACAGGTACCCCAGCAGCCAAGCAAACTGCCCCAGCAGCCTAGGTACCAGCCACAGCAACCCCAGCGGCCGCAGGTGCCCCAGCAGCCTAGGTACCAGCCGCAGGTGCCCCAGCAGCCAAGCAAACTGCCCCAGCAGCCTAGGTACCAGTCGCAGGTGCCCCAGCAGCCAAGCAAACTGCCCCAGCAGCCTAGGTACCAGCCACAGCAACCCCAGCGGCCGCAGGTGCCCCAGCAGCCAAGCAAACTGCCCCAGCAGCCTAGGTACCCGCTCCAAAAACCCCAGCGGCCGCAGGTGCCCCAGCAGCCTAGGTACCCGCTCCAAAAACCCCAGCGGCCGCAAGTGCCCCAGCAGCCTAGGTACCCTTCCCAGCAGCGTAGGTACCCTTCCCAAAAACCCCAGCAGCCACAGGTGCCCCAGCAGCCTAGGCACCAATCCCAAAAACCCCAGGTGCCTAGCTACCCTCCCAAGCAGCCCCAGTTTCCCCAGCAACCAAGCTACTCACCCCAGCATTCTTGGCAGCCAAGCTACAATGATTATCCAACTTTTGCCAAAGGAGTCATTGCCCAGATGGATTCAAATAG CTACAGCACCACTGGTGTTTATAGTAATAACATTGGCAATGGGTATGGACTTGGAACAAATCCAGAGGAGCAATGGGCAGG gaACTACAACACTGCAGATGCATCAAAGACTGCTTTCAACTGA
- the LOC122972716 gene encoding adhesive plaque matrix protein-like isoform X45: MGFFIRWLLVSLLVVGGHQANAYSGKHGDKEVPVLGYKPISSSFDTRGESSWSTGPLGSRDSNSNANQQQMAQSGYQPQQPQQPQLPQVPQQPSYPPQQPQQPQVPQVPQQPSYLPKQPQQPQLPQVPQQPSYPPKQPQQPQLPQVPQQPSYPPKQPQQPQLPQQPSYPPKQPQQPQLPQVPQVPQQPSYPPKQPQQPQLPQVPQVPQVPQQPSYPPKQPQQPQLPQVPQVPQQPSYPPKQPQQPQLPQLPQVPQQPSYPPKQPQQPQLPQVPQQPSYPPKQPQQPQLPQVPQQPSYPPKQPQQPQLPQVPQQPSYPPKQPQQPQLPQVPQVPQQPSYPPKQPQQPQLPQVPQLPGYLPKQPQVPQQPSYLPKQPQVPGYLPKWPQVPQQPQQPSYLPKRPQQPQVPQQPSYLPKRPQQPQVPQQPSYLPKRPQQPQVPQQPSYLPKQPQQPQVPQQPRYPSQLLSQLPQQPSYPPQQPQQPQVPQQPSYQPQVPQVPQVPQVRQVRQVPQRPQVPQQPRYQPQQPQRPQVPQQPSKLPQQPRYQPQVPQQPSKLPQQPRYQPQVPQQPSKLPQQPRYQPQQPQRPQVPQQPSKLPQQPRYPLQKPQRPQVPQQPRYPSQQRRYPSQKPQQPQVPQQPRHQSQKPQVPSYPPKQPQFPQQPSYSPQHSWQPSYNDYPTFAKGVIAQMDSNSYSTTGVYSNNIGNGYGLGTNPEEQWAGNYNTADASKTAFN, encoded by the exons ATGGGGTTTTTCATAAG ATGGTTGCTGGTGTCCTTGCTAGTTGTAGGAGGGCATCAAGCTAATG CCTACTCTGGGAAGCATGGTGACAAGGAAGTGCCAGTTCTAGGCTATAAACCAATTTCAAGTAGCTTTGACACTAGAGGGGAATCTTCATGGAGCACTGGGCCACTTGGTAGTCGGGATTCAAACTCAAATGCAAATCAG CAACAGATGGCTCAGTCTGGTTATCAGCCCCAGCAGCCACAG CAACCTCAGCTGCCCCAG GTGCCCCAGCAGCCTAGCTACCCGCCCCAGCAGCCCCAGCAACCTCAG GTGCCACAGGTGCCCCAACAGCCTAGCTACCTGCCCAAGCAGCCCCAGCAACCTCAGCTGCCACAGGTGCCCCAACAGCCTAGCTACCCGCccaagcagccccagcagcctCAGCTGCCACAG GTGCCCCAACAGCCTAGCTACCCGCCCAAGCAGCCCCAGCAACCTCAGCTGCCCCAACAGCCAAGCTACCCGCCCAAGCAGCCCCAGCAACCTCAGCTGCCACAGGTGCCCCAGGTGCCCCAACAGCCTAGCTACCCGCCCAAGCAGCCCCAGCAACCTCAGCTGCCACAGGTGCCACAGGTGCCCCAG GTGCCCCAACAGCCAAGCTACCCGCCCAAGCAGCCCCAGCAACCTCAGCTGCCACAGGTGCCCCAGGTGCCCCAACAGCCTAGCTACCCGCCCAAGCAGCCCCAGCAACCTCAGCTGCCACAG CTGCCACAGGTGCCCCAACAGCCTAGCTACCCGCCCAAGCAGCCCCAGCAACCTCAGCTGCCACAGGTGCCCCAACAGCCTAGCTACCCGCCCAAGCAGCCCCAGCAACCTCAGCTGCCACAGGTGCCCCAACAGCCTAGCTACCCGCCCAAGCAGCCCCAGCAACCTCAGCTGCCACAGGTGCCCCAACAGCCTAGCTACCCGCCCAAGCAGCCCCAGCAACCCCAGCTGCCACAGGTGCCCCAGGTGCCCCAACAGCCTAGCTACCCGCCCAAGCAGCCCCAGCAACCCCAGCTGCCACAGGTGCCCCAG CTGCCTGGCTACCTACCCAAGCAACCTCAGGTGCCTCAGCAGCCTAGCTACCTGCCCAAGCAGCCCCAGGTTCCTGGCTACCTACCCAAGTGGCCCCAGGTGCCCCAACAACCTCAGCAGCCTAGCTACCTGCCCAAGCGGCCCCAGCAACCTCAGGTGCCTCAGCAGCCTAGCTACCTGCCCAAGCGGCCCCAGCAACCTCAGGTGCCTCAGCAGCCTAGCTACCTGCCCAAGCGGCCCCAGCAACCTCAGGTGCCTCAACAGCCTAGCTACCTGCCCAAGCAGCCCCAG CAGCCACAGGTGCCTCAGCAACCTAGGTACCCTTCCCAGCTGCTAAGCCAACTACCTCAGCAGCCTAGCTACCCACCCCAACAACCTCAGCAGCCGCAGGTGCCCCAGCAGCCTAGTTACCAGCCCCAGGTGCCGCAG GTGCCCCAGGTGCCGCAAGTGCGGCAGGTGCGGCAGGTGCCCCAGCGGCCACAGGTGCCCCAGCAGCCTAGGTACCAGCCACAGCAACCCCAGCGGCCGCAGGTGCCCCAGCAGCCAAGCAAACTGCCCCAGCAGCCTAGGTACCAGCCGCAGGTGCCCCAGCAGCCAAGCAAACTGCCCCAGCAGCCTAGGTACCAGCCGCAGGTGCCCCAGCAGCCAAGCAAACTGCCCCAGCAGCCTAGGTACCAGCCACAGCAACCCCAGCGGCCGCAG GTGCCCCAGCAGCCAAGCAAACTGCCCCAGCAGCCTAG GTACCCGCTCCAAAAACCCCAGCGGCCGCAAGTGCCCCAGCAGCCTAGGTACCCTTCCCAGCAGCGTAGGTACCCTTCCCAAAAACCCCAGCAGCCACAGGTGCCCCAGCAGCCTAGGCACCAATCCCAAAAACCCCAGGTGCCTAGCTACCCTCCCAAGCAGCCCCAGTTTCCCCAGCAACCAAGCTACTCACCCCAGCATTCTTGGCAGCCAAGCTACAATGATTATCCAACTTTTGCCAAAGGAGTCATTGCCCAGATGGATTCAAATAG CTACAGCACCACTGGTGTTTATAGTAATAACATTGGCAATGGGTATGGACTTGGAACAAATCCAGAGGAGCAATGGGCAGG gaACTACAACACTGCAGATGCATCAAAGACTGCTTTCAACTGA